The Hyla sarda isolate aHylSar1 chromosome 2, aHylSar1.hap1, whole genome shotgun sequence genome includes the window TGCCGTGCCCTGGAGCTGCAGGAAGAGAGACtccttaaacataaaaaaattatgagtcAAAATGTACTCAAGGGCCActattaaaaaattacataaatcaGAGTCGAGGGCACTGGAAGACAAAAAGAATCTTACCGCTCGTATTCCGTCACTATGTCGGATAGAAGTGTAAAGTGCCTCCACATCACAGGTAGCTATAACCATATCGGATTCGAGTTGCAAGTTGTCTAATTTTCTTAGTACATCATTGGTGTCTTTTAAAAAAGATGGCAGGGTCTCTACAATAGAGGTTAGATGGTAATCAATGAAGCGGCATAACGGTTCACATAAATTTCCACAGCCAGACACAATCGGTCTACCCGGCGGACAGGTGGCACTTTTGTGTATTTTAGGGAGTAAATAGATGGAGGATACCGTGGGATTTTTTGGTAAGAGGGCCTCCATTTGTTTGGCTGAAAAAATGCCTTGGTCAACTGCttgatttaaaataatatttaattcAGATAAAAACCTTAAAGTAGGATTAAAAGTAAGTTTTTTATAACAGTCGCCTTGTCGTAGTTGGCGTAACATCTCCCTCTCATACATTTCTAGGGGCCATAACACTACATTACCGCCTTTATCGGACGGTTTAATAATGACATTTTTTAAGGATTGGATCTCACGTAATGCTTGACGTTGGTGATATGTCAAATTGTCATTTTGTATTGTCTCTGGGATCTGATTGAACTCCTGAGAGACTAATTTGACAAAAAGGTCAATCTCTGGGAACTGTGtcagctgcgggaaatttttggattttggtaAAAGGTGTGTAGGAAACTTACCTGTAGGTTGTGGTTCTTGTTCATCCATGAGTTCAATCAAAGTGCGTACCGCTTCTTGGTCAGTCCTGGTGGAAAGATCAGAGTTGGAAGCTTCAATGTTATGATTAAACATCTTTTTAAATGCTAGCTTACGTGCAAACAACTGCAAATCTTtgatggcagtaaagcgatcaaaTTTTGCCGTTGGACAGAATGTAAGCCCTAAACTCAATACTTCATTTTGGGCTTTAGTAAGTACATGATCTGTAAGATTAATGACTTTGGTACTTACCTGATTTTGATCACGAGAATTGTAATTGCGTTTCCTAAAGGTATTCCTTCCACCGTAGCTATGTTCtatttttctcttccttccagAGAATTGCTGTCTGTAGGAAGATGATGTTGTTGATTCTGCCCCCACAGATGCCAATGAGGACACCGAAAGTGATCTAGCAAGGGGTTTTGTTTGGTTCTGTCTCCATTTATAGACCCTGTTGGATTGGGCGTCCACCGAGTCTCGTTGGTATTTTTTGGTTTTCATAGTCTGAATGTCTTTTTCCCATATATTAAGGTTCTCATCAAGCTCTTTATTAAAAGCTTCCAACTCCATTTTTGAACACTCCTTTATAAGGGATGCCTGAGTGTCTTCAAGTTCACGTTCCATAGTATCAAGAGTATGATTATTATGCGAAATTAAAAGTTCCAGAAAGGTCTGGGAGCATTTGTTACATGCTTCTTCCCATTTATTTTTCAATTCATTGTCCTCCACAGGGTAAGAGGGAAAGACCTGAATTCTTAGTCCTCTTGGTAGGAGTCCTCCAGATAAATATTTCTGGAGGAAAACGCGGTTCCACCAAAGACGGGTGCGTTTTTGGAGTAAATTTCTCATGGTtcgttttaaagtggttttctgTACTGATTCTGTGCCTGGCGAAGATCCTATATCAAACATATTTTGGGCTTTCTCCAGCCACATAGCATCACGGCTTTTGTAGTTCATTGCCAGGTGAATAGGGCCCacggaaagaaaaggaaaagagaccAATCTGTAAAACAGAGAGGAATATAAATATGTAACCGAAAGAAACTTTCCTCAAGGGCTCAAAATTAGAAATATTGTGTAGATAAGGTAGGGGATTTATTATTCACTGAAAAGAGCAACtaaaacaacaacctacaggtgtggaagaccacacaataaatagtgaatataccccagttaaaaataatttatgacaagtataatcatgtataaaagtaattttattgaaatgtatagtttaaaaaatacatatatgtatatctaaaatcacagaatcaattcataaacggtaataaaaaaatatatatatagaatatataaaaaaattaaatatgaaagtataaggtggatgctggggtgagagagcctgtgtgccaatataataaaaaaggaaataaaatggttCTTTGCGAAGTCACAATGCTAgtagtgagctgcaattaatAGTTTATAAATCAATATCTGCAGGGGTTGCATGCACAAGgtgaggggaaggaggggggaaggACGTAgtgcaaaatgtgcaaaaaagatgTGCAATACTTGTGGAAATGAATTACCACGCAATGGCCGGTGAGGGCAACCAATTATATGTGATAAAATTGTGGATTAATAACCAAAACAAAAGGTAAATGAATAAAACATGACACTCAAGTGAGTTGCAACAAGTGAaaagatttaaaaattaaaaattaattaattaacggTGCAACTAAAGTGGACAAGGACTTGAACATGCAGCCTAAAGAAGGGAAAATAATAATACCTGGGTAACACGGTATAGTGCTAATAGTAAGCAATAACAACCAACAGGCAGTAGGCAGCAATAGTGCAGATAGcagcagatagatagcagcaagttTAGGTGGTGACTAGCAACAAGGAATAATATGTAGGGAAGAAACGGTCTAGTATAAaactggcacaggactcaccccaatccacctccacaactccgacgcgtttcgccggaaGCGGTTTTGTCAAGGAGTGAGGTGGACTAGGATAGTCTCGCTATAAGTAGGATATGTATGCCAATGAGGAGTGAGGAACGCACCTGTTGCGGGACACTGGGTGATGTAAACCGGAAATGGCGTCAGGTCACGTGAGCGGATCGGCTCATGTGAATGAGACCGAGATCTCGCGAGAGGAGGGCCGTGTAAGCCGTCCACGCCTGGGGTACACTACTGCGCATGTATGCTGGCTCAACTCCCATATAGGGAGCCAGAGACGCGCAGGGATGGAACTAATGGCGCAGGCCACACAAACATGACCTTTCTGGAACTTTTAATTTCGCATAATAATCATACTCTTGATACTATGGAACGTGAACTTGAAGACACTCAGGCATCCCTTATAAAGGAGTGTTCAAAAATGGAGTTGGAAGCTTTTAATAAAGAGCTTGATGAGAACCTTAATATATGGGAAAAAGACATTCAGACTATGAAAACCAAAAAATACCAACGAGACTCGGTGGACGCCCAATCCAACAGGGTCTATAAATGGAGACAGAACCAAACAAAACCCCTTGCTAGATCACTTTCGGTGTCCTCATTGGCATCTGTGGGGGCAGAATCAACAACATCATCTTCCTACAGACAGCAATTCTctggaaggaagagaaaaataGAACATAGCTACGGTGGAAGGAATACCTTTAGGAAACGCAATTACAATTCTCGTGATCAAAATCAGGTAAGTACCAAAGTCATTAATCTTACAGATCATGTACTTACTAAAGCCCAAAATGAAGTATTGAGTTTAGGGCTTACATTCTGTCCAACGGCAAAAtttgatcgctttactgccatcaAAGATTTGCAGTTGTTTGCACGTAAGCTAGCATTTAAAAAGATGTTTAATCATAACATTGAAGCTTCCAACTCTGATCTTTCCACCAGGACTGACCAAGAAGCGGTACGCACTTTGATTGAACTCATGGATGAACAAGAACCACAACCTACAGGTAAGTTTCCTACACACCTTTtaccaaaatccaaaaatttcccgcagctgaCACAGTTCCCAGAGATTGACCTTTTTGTCAAATTAGTCTCTCAGGAGTTCAATCAGATCCCAGAGACAATACAAAATGACAATTTGACATATCACCAACGTCAAGCATTACGTGAGATCCAATCCTTAAAAAATGTCATTATTAAACCGTCCGATAAAGGCGGTAATGTAGTGTTATGGCCCCTAGAAATGTATGAGAGGGAGATGTTACGCCAACTACGACAAGGCGACTGTTATAAAAAACTTACTTTTAATCCTACTTTAAGGTTTTTATCTgaattaaatattattttaaatcaaGCAGTTGACCAAGGCATTTTTTCAGCCAAACAAATGGAGGCCCTCTTACCAAAAAATCCCACGGTATCCTCCATCTATTTACTCCCTAAAATACACAAAAGTGCCACCTGTCCGCCGGGTAGACCGATTGTGTCTGGCTGTGGAAATTTATGTGAACCGTTATGCCGCTTCATTGATTACCATCTAACCTCTATTGTAGAGACCCTGCCATCTTTTTTAAAAGACACCAATGATGTACTAAGAAAATTAGACAACTTG containing:
- the LOC130358723 gene encoding uncharacterized protein LOC130358723, with product MNYKSRDAMWLEKAQNMFDIGSSPGTESVQKTTLKRTMRNLLQKRTRLWWNRVFLQKYLSGGLLPRGLRIQVFPSYPVEDNELKNKWEEACNKCSQTFLELLISHNNHTLDTMERELEDTQASLIKECSKMELEAFNKELDENLNIWEKDIQTMKTKKYQRDSVDAQSNRVYKWRQNQTKPLARSLSVSSLASVGAESTTSSSYRQQFSGRKRKIEHSYGGRNTFRKRNYNSRDQNQD